From one Henningerozyma blattae CBS 6284 chromosome 1, complete genome genomic stretch:
- the SMT3 gene encoding SUMO family protein SMT3 (similar to Saccharomyces cerevisiae SMT3 (YDR510W); ancestral locus Anc_1.51): MSEPAEGETKPEIKTETHINLKVSDGSSEIFFKIKRTTPLRRLMEAFAKRQGKDVDSLRFLYDGVRIQPDQTPEDLDMEDNDIIEAHREQIGGAAL; the protein is encoded by the coding sequence ATGTCTGAACCAGCAGAAGGTGAAACTAAACCAGAAATCAAAACAGAAACTCATATCAATTTAAAAGTTTCTGATGGTTCATccgaaatttttttcaagatcAAGAGAACCACACCATTAAGAAGACTTATGGAAGCATTTGCTAAAAGACAAGGCAAAGATGTTGATTCGTTAAGATTTTTATATGATGGTGTAAGAATTCAGCCGGACCAAACTCCAGAAGATTTAGATATGGAAGATAATGATATCATTGAAGCTCACAGAGAACAAATCGGTGGTGCTGCCTTATGA